One genomic window of uncultured Umboniibacter sp. includes the following:
- the mnmC gene encoding bifunctional tRNA (5-methylaminomethyl-2-thiouridine)(34)-methyltransferase MnmD/FAD-dependent 5-carboxymethylaminomethyl-2-thiouridine(34) oxidoreductase MnmC produces the protein MEWRDGAPFNRQFDDVYFNTEGGCEESDYVFIQGNDLPSRFSEHQYGSFSILETGFGTGLNFLGSAHQFLANNTSGHLNFISIEAFPLTRDELRAAHQSLNRYQQEAGWLQQAWPSACDDTQTMIIHPRISLTVIFLPVGEALSQLIVCEQSQTQAWVQPCFDAIMLDGFSPAKNPDMWSASVMQQLAVLSHSNTTLATFSCARMVRDNLQDAGFSLQKRRGINSKREVLSANAATREKPAIPCATTRSSKHEAPWWSYPALPPAQRVAVIGAGLAGCQTAARLAARGLSVSLFDRHSAPGLAASGNPQGVLYTKFSHRREPLSDLALQCYQLAQPYYRHQLKVDAPWSGVLQLPKNQKDANLQALVAERFAEQPELISLLDPQQASDIAGIDIQSSALWFPSGTWMRPPQTCQQLIDDNPLITSHFNSPVERLSYCSVDQQWTVHCQAALNEHTFDQVVLCNAYEAQALLNPELPLKTRTIRGQIDRVQGQILNQLNTTLTGEGYIATDSDSQGTIGASFIVDDVDASIRAQESEQNLALVGQLSPQLQSEHSGLQLTASRVAFRCASADYMPIAGPVPQYRKMVETFAPLRKNRRMDIRNYGHYHPGLWLNIAHGSKGLNSTPLIAETISAMVCGAPAPLSQRLQRAVHPARFLMRDIFRRVAE, from the coding sequence ATGGAATGGCGTGATGGTGCCCCGTTTAATCGTCAGTTTGATGACGTTTACTTCAATACGGAAGGCGGTTGTGAAGAGTCCGATTACGTCTTTATTCAGGGTAACGACCTCCCTAGTCGCTTCAGTGAACACCAATACGGTAGTTTTAGCATCCTGGAAACGGGCTTTGGTACTGGTCTTAACTTCCTGGGTTCGGCCCATCAATTCTTGGCAAATAACACGAGTGGACACCTCAACTTCATTAGTATTGAAGCCTTTCCGCTTACTCGTGACGAACTTCGCGCCGCCCACCAGTCCCTAAATCGCTACCAGCAAGAAGCCGGGTGGCTGCAACAGGCTTGGCCTAGCGCCTGCGACGATACCCAAACCATGATCATCCATCCGCGTATCAGCTTAACGGTGATCTTCCTACCCGTTGGCGAAGCCCTGAGCCAGTTAATTGTGTGCGAACAATCGCAGACTCAAGCCTGGGTACAACCCTGTTTTGACGCCATCATGCTCGATGGCTTTAGCCCTGCGAAGAACCCAGACATGTGGTCAGCCTCGGTGATGCAGCAACTTGCCGTACTGAGCCACTCAAATACCACCCTAGCCACCTTTAGCTGTGCGCGCATGGTGCGTGATAATTTGCAGGACGCCGGCTTTTCGCTGCAAAAACGCCGCGGCATCAATAGTAAACGAGAAGTACTTAGTGCCAACGCCGCCACCAGGGAGAAGCCAGCTATCCCCTGCGCCACAACACGCAGCTCAAAGCACGAGGCACCCTGGTGGAGCTACCCTGCTCTCCCACCCGCTCAACGCGTAGCCGTTATAGGGGCGGGCTTGGCAGGTTGTCAAACCGCCGCTCGACTTGCGGCAAGAGGTCTATCGGTAAGCCTGTTCGATCGCCATTCAGCACCGGGACTCGCTGCATCCGGCAATCCTCAGGGAGTGCTCTATACCAAGTTCTCACACCGTAGAGAACCCCTGAGTGATCTAGCACTGCAGTGCTATCAGTTGGCGCAGCCGTATTATCGCCACCAGCTTAAGGTTGATGCGCCCTGGAGTGGTGTCTTACAACTCCCTAAAAACCAGAAAGACGCCAATTTGCAGGCGTTGGTAGCGGAACGCTTCGCCGAACAGCCGGAGCTCATCAGCCTGTTAGATCCACAGCAAGCCAGTGACATAGCCGGTATTGATATTCAATCCAGTGCGCTCTGGTTCCCCAGCGGCACTTGGATGAGACCTCCACAGACCTGTCAGCAGCTAATTGATGATAATCCGCTCATAACGTCCCACTTTAATTCCCCGGTAGAACGGTTGAGCTATTGCTCGGTTGATCAGCAGTGGACGGTCCACTGTCAAGCGGCACTTAACGAACACACGTTCGATCAAGTTGTTTTATGTAATGCCTATGAGGCCCAAGCGCTCCTAAATCCCGAGTTACCGCTAAAAACTCGTACCATTCGGGGTCAGATAGACCGAGTCCAAGGCCAAATTCTTAACCAGCTCAATACCACCTTAACGGGTGAAGGTTATATCGCTACCGATAGTGATTCCCAGGGAACCATCGGCGCAAGTTTCATCGTCGACGATGTGGATGCGAGTATTCGCGCCCAGGAATCCGAGCAGAACCTAGCGCTCGTGGGGCAACTTTCACCGCAACTCCAGTCTGAGCACTCGGGTTTACAGCTAACGGCTAGTCGAGTCGCATTTCGCTGTGCCTCGGCCGATTACATGCCAATTGCCGGCCCCGTTCCCCAGTACCGTAAAATGGTTGAAACCTTCGCGCCGCTGCGCAAGAATCGACGCATGGATATTCGCAACTATGGGCACTACCACCCGGGACTTTGGCTTAACATCGCTCACGGCTCTAAGGGTTTGAACAGCACGCCGTTGATCGCTGAGACGATCAGCGCAATGGTCTGCGGAGCCCCCGCGCCATTGAGTCAGCGTTTGCAACGCGCAGTTCATCCAGCACGATTCCTGATGCGCGATATTTTTCGTAGGGTCGCAGAATGA
- the fldB gene encoding flavodoxin FldB yields MSVDKVGLFYGSSTCYTEMTAEKIQQAWGDKITLHNVGEDPVQLMEDYQFLIVGIPTWDYGELQEDWENIWDELSELDLSHCRIACFGQGDQIGYPQWYQDALGYLHDKLTLAGATMVGYTPTSGHTFEESQGLTDDGTQFLGLALDDENQFELSEARLASWLQQLDTEFNG; encoded by the coding sequence ATGTCGGTTGATAAGGTGGGGCTGTTCTACGGTTCGAGTACCTGCTATACGGAAATGACCGCAGAAAAGATTCAGCAGGCTTGGGGAGACAAGATTACCCTACATAATGTTGGCGAAGACCCCGTTCAACTCATGGAAGACTACCAATTCCTTATCGTTGGCATTCCAACTTGGGACTATGGTGAACTTCAGGAAGATTGGGAAAATATCTGGGACGAACTCAGCGAGCTAGACCTAAGTCATTGTCGTATAGCCTGCTTCGGCCAGGGTGACCAAATTGGTTATCCGCAGTGGTATCAGGATGCCTTGGGTTATCTACACGATAAACTCACGCTTGCGGGGGCTACCATGGTTGGTTACACCCCCACCAGCGGCCATACCTTCGAGGAATCCCAGGGTCTCACCGACGATGGTACTCAGTTCCTCGGCTTGGCGCTGGACGATGAAAACCAATTCGAGTTGAGTGAGGCGCGCTTGGCAAGCTGGTTGCAACAACTCGACACTGAATTCAATGGTTAA
- a CDS encoding flavodoxin domain-containing protein, which produces MAQVLVAVASVTGTARDIANEIIATSEHIIEVEAAELIRKWNDDAENILLIITSTTGAGDIPPPLNGFHQTLTTEFPRIAGQRFALIALGDSSYSTFAEAGNALEHALEDIGAVQLCQRLTLDATEHFEPNSDALAWFNTELSQYVG; this is translated from the coding sequence ATGGCCCAAGTACTCGTCGCCGTAGCCAGCGTTACTGGTACCGCTCGCGATATCGCCAATGAAATCATTGCCACCAGCGAACACATTATCGAAGTTGAAGCCGCTGAGCTTATCCGTAAATGGAACGATGACGCTGAAAATATTCTGCTCATTATCACTTCAACCACGGGCGCGGGCGACATTCCCCCGCCACTGAACGGTTTCCATCAAACGCTCACCACCGAGTTCCCTCGAATTGCAGGGCAACGCTTCGCGCTCATTGCGCTAGGCGATAGCAGCTATAGCACCTTCGCTGAAGCGGGTAATGCGCTTGAACACGCGCTCGAAGACATCGGCGCAGTGCAGCTTTGTCAGCGCTTAACCTTGGATGCCACCGAGCACTTCGAACCGAATAGTGATGCCCTAGCGTGGTTTAATACGGAGCTCTCTCAGTATGTCGGTTGA
- the trmL gene encoding tRNA (uridine(34)/cytosine(34)/5-carboxymethylaminomethyluridine(34)-2'-O)-methyltransferase TrmL translates to MLNIVLFEPEIPPNTGNIIRLAANTGCRLHLVQPLGFELDDKRLRRAGLDYHEFSEVQIHANWDECLAALGDSRLFMLTTKGTRQPDQVGFIAGDTLVFGPESRGLPDEVRNSVPEDQRLRLPMMPNSRSLNLSNATAIMVYEAWRQLNFQGAE, encoded by the coding sequence ATGTTAAATATTGTACTCTTTGAACCGGAAATACCGCCTAACACGGGCAATATTATCCGCTTGGCGGCCAATACCGGCTGTCGACTTCACCTCGTACAGCCGCTTGGCTTTGAGTTAGACGATAAGCGTCTGCGTAGAGCAGGATTAGACTATCACGAGTTTAGCGAAGTTCAGATTCATGCTAACTGGGATGAATGCCTCGCAGCCCTTGGCGACAGCCGACTCTTCATGCTTACCACTAAGGGTACGCGCCAACCCGACCAAGTGGGCTTTATTGCCGGTGATACCTTGGTTTTTGGTCCCGAATCACGAGGTTTACCTGATGAGGTGAGAAATTCAGTGCCTGAGGATCAGCGCCTACGTCTGCCGATGATGCCAAATAGCCGCAGCTTAAACCTCTCTAACGCCACCGCAATCATGGTTTATGAAGCATGGCGCCAATTAAATTTTCAAGGAGCTGAGTAA
- a CDS encoding M23 family metallopeptidase translates to MLKFVLIAAVSLNSVAFACEQSVQIAEETISGALLSGETCPGDQLIFLEQSFSADDNGQFVIGFGRDIVGEHTLWRKTPLGKEAVAAILVQPREYNVSIIEGVPQRTVTPSDDDLARIRAESALVVAAKAKPVSADYWKADAIIPAEGRISGVYGSQRVYNGTPGRPHYGLDIAAPTGTAVKAPIAGEVVLAESDLFYSGGTIIIAHGANLTSSFLHLSAVNVEVGDVVEVGEVIGLIGASGRATGPHLDWRMNWMNQRVDTQLLLEASWPNTGNRSLAE, encoded by the coding sequence ATGTTAAAATTCGTACTCATCGCAGCAGTTTCGTTGAACTCTGTGGCATTCGCCTGTGAACAATCAGTTCAAATTGCTGAAGAGACCATTTCCGGGGCGTTATTGTCTGGGGAGACGTGCCCTGGTGATCAGCTTATTTTCCTGGAGCAAAGCTTTAGCGCGGATGACAACGGGCAATTCGTCATTGGTTTTGGACGTGATATCGTTGGCGAACATACCCTATGGCGCAAAACCCCATTGGGGAAAGAGGCGGTAGCGGCCATTCTAGTCCAACCGCGAGAGTACAACGTATCGATTATCGAGGGCGTGCCGCAGCGAACGGTTACGCCGAGTGACGATGATTTAGCCCGTATTCGTGCAGAGAGCGCGCTGGTGGTTGCAGCGAAGGCTAAGCCGGTTTCGGCTGATTACTGGAAGGCAGACGCGATAATCCCTGCAGAGGGTCGGATCTCGGGTGTATATGGTAGCCAACGTGTCTATAATGGCACGCCTGGTAGGCCCCACTACGGACTTGATATTGCCGCGCCTACGGGTACCGCTGTCAAAGCGCCTATCGCCGGAGAAGTGGTTTTAGCGGAATCCGATTTGTTCTATTCGGGCGGGACGATTATTATAGCCCATGGGGCAAATCTTACCTCCAGTTTTTTACACCTCTCAGCCGTCAATGTTGAGGTAGGTGACGTGGTTGAAGTGGGTGAAGTGATTGGTCTCATTGGAGCTAGTGGCCGTGCAACCGGGCCACATCTCGATTGGCGAATGAACTGGATGAACCAGCGCGTAGATACACAATTATTACTAGAAGCGAGTTGGCCGAATACCGGCAATCGTTCATTAGCAGAGTGA
- a CDS encoding Trm112 family protein, whose translation MIDEKLLSILVCPVTKTSLVYDRDRAELISKAAGLAYPIRDGIPVMLEAEARRIDASEMSADA comes from the coding sequence ATGATTGATGAGAAATTGTTGAGTATTTTAGTGTGTCCCGTTACCAAAACGTCGTTGGTTTATGATCGTGATAGAGCAGAGTTGATCTCCAAAGCCGCCGGTTTGGCCTATCCCATTCGCGATGGCATCCCGGTTATGCTAGAAGCGGAAGCTCGTCGCATTGACGCGAGTGAGATGAGTGCAGACGCCTAA
- a CDS encoding histidine triad nucleotide-binding protein has product MSDTIFGKIISGEIPAPKIFEDEHCIVINDISPQAPVHVLVIPKRPIKMLTDAESSDQSLLGHLLLVARQQAKELGIAEGCRFIVNNGEAGGQTVFHLHIHVLGGQTLTEQGL; this is encoded by the coding sequence ATGAGTGATACGATTTTCGGAAAGATCATTAGTGGCGAGATACCCGCGCCGAAAATATTTGAGGATGAACACTGTATTGTGATCAATGACATTTCGCCTCAGGCACCGGTGCACGTTTTGGTTATCCCAAAACGACCCATTAAAATGCTGACCGATGCTGAATCTAGTGATCAGTCGCTGTTGGGGCATCTGCTATTAGTTGCTCGTCAGCAGGCCAAGGAACTCGGTATTGCCGAGGGTTGTCGTTTTATCGTTAATAACGGCGAAGCAGGTGGACAGACTGTCTTCCACCTCCATATTCATGTGCTAGGTGGCCAAACGCTTACCGAGCAGGGGCTTTAA